The following are from one region of the Gossypium hirsutum isolate 1008001.06 chromosome D03, Gossypium_hirsutum_v2.1, whole genome shotgun sequence genome:
- the LOC107929210 gene encoding ethylene-responsive transcription factor ERF027 yields MATSSSGKHPMYRGIRCRSGKWVSEIREPRKATRIWLGTYPTPEMAAAAYDVAALALKGSEAVVNFPDSVASYPIPGSTSSADIRKAAAAAAAMQRGENKSSESSNLVGTVQNHVVKDEGFTTGEYVDEDVFLNMPNLLVDMAKGLLVSPPRISLIPSDDDDDSPDNCNGGSLWSY; encoded by the coding sequence ATGGCCACTAGTTCCTCCGGTAAACACCCAATGTATCGTGGAATCCGATGCCGGAGCGGCAAATGGGTGTCTGAAATCCGTGAACCGCGTAAAGCTACACGTATATGGCTCGGTACGTATCCGACACCGGAAATGGCTGCTGCTGCATATGATGTAGCTGCACTAGCCCTAAAAGGTAGTGAAGCTGTTGTGAACTTCCCGGATTCCGTTGCTTCGTATCCTATCCCGGGTTCTACGTCGTCAGCCGATATACGAAAagcggcggcggcggcggcggcgaTGCAAAGAGGTGAAAACAAAAGTAGTGAGAGCAGTAACCTAGTAGGGACAGTCCAAAATCATGTGGTCAAAGATGAAGGGTTCACTACAGGAGAGTATGTGGATGAGGATGTATTTTTGAACATGCCTAATTTGTTGGTGGATATGGCGAAGGGATTGCTGGTTTCACCGCCGAGAATTAGCTTGATACCTTCCGATGACGACGATGACTCGCCGGATAATTGTAATGGAGGAAGCTTATGGAGCTATTGA